The Buttiauxella selenatireducens genome has a window encoding:
- a CDS encoding siderophore-interacting protein — protein sequence MSGVQGYRLFNVQLVNKSQVSPSLLSLVFGGPDVAKMKCDSPDQRIKMLFPSEDGSLPALPEQAQWYQLLQELPKEKRPVVRTYTLRHVDRERQEVTVEFVSHGTEGPASAWAIASKPGDKIQIVAPNADYPQDSGGYEWTPPAGLRQALIIADETALPAARGILELLATQQNPPQIQAFFEVPEQGDCVDLSEFSFASIHWLPRNPSKASHGECLLKAVRAEAQVPKTAGAVEAINEEAEGELLWDKATTGSTAFYGWVAGESTVVKMLRRYLIGECGVNHDAINFMAYWSKGRQK from the coding sequence ATGTCTGGGGTGCAAGGCTATCGATTGTTTAATGTGCAGCTAGTGAATAAATCGCAGGTTTCACCTTCACTGCTGAGTCTGGTTTTTGGCGGACCCGACGTCGCCAAAATGAAATGTGATTCGCCGGATCAACGGATCAAAATGTTATTCCCGTCAGAAGATGGTTCACTCCCGGCCTTACCAGAACAGGCGCAGTGGTATCAGTTACTGCAAGAATTGCCCAAAGAGAAGCGGCCAGTTGTGCGTACCTATACCTTGCGCCACGTTGACCGCGAGCGTCAGGAAGTGACGGTTGAATTTGTTAGTCACGGTACGGAAGGCCCGGCATCGGCATGGGCTATTGCGTCGAAGCCTGGGGATAAAATCCAAATCGTTGCCCCAAATGCGGATTACCCGCAAGACAGCGGCGGTTATGAGTGGACGCCGCCTGCGGGCTTGCGTCAGGCGTTAATTATTGCCGATGAAACCGCACTGCCAGCGGCGCGAGGTATTCTTGAACTGCTGGCAACGCAGCAAAATCCGCCGCAAATCCAGGCATTTTTTGAAGTGCCAGAGCAGGGTGATTGTGTTGATTTAAGCGAATTTAGCTTCGCCAGCATTCACTGGTTGCCTCGTAATCCTTCTAAAGCCAGCCACGGAGAGTGTTTGCTAAAAGCGGTCCGAGCTGAGGCGCAAGTCCCTAAAACGGCAGGAGCTGTTGAAGCGATCAACGAAGAAGCGGAAGGCGAATTGCTGTGGGATAAAGCCACTACTGGCAGCACTGCGTTTTATGGTTGGGTTGCTGGGGAATCGACGGTTGTGAAAATGCTGCGGCGCTATTTGATAGGTGAATGTGGCGTTAACCACGACGCTATCAACTTTATGGCTTACTGGAGTAAAGGGCGGCAAAAGTAA
- the bhsA gene encoding multiple stress resistance protein BhsA, which translates to MKNVKTLIAAVVLSSISFASFAAVEVQATPTGQQKIGTVTATAGTNLDSLEAQLAEKADQMGASSFRITSVTGPNTLHGTAVIYK; encoded by the coding sequence ATGAAAAACGTGAAAACTCTCATCGCTGCCGTTGTATTAAGCTCAATCTCTTTTGCAAGCTTTGCCGCTGTAGAAGTTCAAGCCACTCCAACAGGTCAACAGAAAATCGGTACTGTGACGGCAACCGCGGGTACTAACCTTGATTCTCTGGAAGCACAACTGGCTGAAAAAGCGGATCAAATGGGTGCAAGTTCATTCCGTATCACTTCAGTAACCGGTCCGAACACGTTGCATGGTACTGCGGTAATTTATAAATAA
- a CDS encoding Gfo/Idh/MocA family oxidoreductase, which yields MLAGIIGLGSVIETAYLPALRRISPPALELYGYDADATRQPDGINRCDSLDALLALPLDVVLITTSSLHHLPVLERVLQSEVPAIVVEKPVAATLAQLEKLETLLKEPHSAARVLALDHWMVRTQACDYIRNINEISRIEGFLREPSGFNAAGEPIALNFATGEADTRQLRHPDGVIVDIGTHVLAMMRETVHHVGGNDRLTIKLNYAHDRLGNAVAPGDVTTAEGEALLTGTISDIPFTLHLNKYAGPAGGQKGMRIYLHDGRIINIDREGANEVVELMTGVSTERKLIAGPLYDRCLNDVVFGENRVFLRTPDEVPAYTQRRLTEVTALLELQQQLRGKH from the coding sequence ATGTTGGCAGGCATTATAGGTTTAGGTTCGGTCATCGAAACCGCGTATCTTCCGGCGTTACGCCGCATCTCCCCTCCTGCTCTCGAACTGTATGGTTACGACGCCGACGCCACTCGACAACCAGACGGTATCAACCGTTGCGATTCTCTGGATGCGTTGCTGGCATTGCCACTTGATGTCGTGCTAATCACAACTTCCTCGCTCCATCATTTACCGGTACTTGAGCGGGTACTGCAAAGCGAGGTCCCGGCGATTGTGGTTGAAAAGCCAGTTGCTGCCACGCTTGCACAACTCGAGAAGCTCGAAACATTACTTAAAGAGCCGCACAGTGCTGCTCGCGTTCTGGCGTTAGATCACTGGATGGTTCGCACTCAAGCCTGCGATTACATTCGCAACATCAATGAAATAAGCCGGATTGAAGGTTTCTTACGTGAACCAAGCGGATTTAACGCAGCAGGGGAGCCTATCGCGCTGAACTTCGCCACCGGGGAAGCGGATACCCGCCAGTTGCGTCATCCTGACGGCGTGATTGTCGACATTGGGACTCACGTTCTCGCGATGATGCGCGAAACCGTACACCATGTCGGTGGGAATGACAGGCTAACGATTAAACTCAACTACGCCCATGATCGGCTGGGAAATGCGGTAGCACCAGGCGATGTCACGACTGCAGAAGGTGAAGCACTGCTCACCGGCACAATAAGCGATATCCCGTTTACCCTGCATCTCAATAAATATGCCGGGCCCGCTGGCGGGCAAAAGGGGATGCGCATTTATCTTCATGATGGACGAATCATCAATATCGATCGAGAAGGCGCGAATGAAGTAGTTGAGCTAATGACTGGCGTCAGCACTGAGCGCAAACTTATTGCCGGGCCGCTTTACGATCGCTGTTTGAATGATGTGGTATTTGGCGAGAACAGAGTGTTTCTGCGCACGCCTGACGAGGTCCCGGCTTATACGCAACGGCGATTAACAGAAGTGACCGCACTACTGGAGTTGCAACAGCAGCTGCGTGGTAAGCATTAA
- the iutA gene encoding ferric aerobactin receptor IutA, whose translation MHKNARWVLNPLLLAMMAPAFAQQTSEEDILVSANRMHRTVAEMAQTTWVIEGADLEQQIQGGKELKDALAQLIPGLDVGSQSRTNYGMNMRGRSIVVLVDGVRLNSSRTDSRQLDSIDPFNIEHIEVISGATSLYGGGSTGGLINIVTKKGQPETQMEFETGLKSGFNSSKDHDERVAGAISGGNDHASGRLSVAYQKFGGWYDGNGDQTLLDNTQTGLQYSDRLDVMGTGTLNIDETQQLQLVTQYYKSQGDDDYGLNLGQNFSAVTGNGKAYVSDELNSDRIPGTERHLISLQYSNSDFLGQELVGQIYYRDESLTFYPFPTLTRNKVTSFSASQQDTDQYGAKLALTSQPLDGWQITYGVDADHESFTSNQMFFDLAKANASGGLNNQSIYTTGRYPGYTITNLAPFLQTSYDINDLFTVSGGVRYQWTENKVDDFVGFTQQQGIANGIANSADAIPGGSTDYDNALFNAGVLMHITERQQTWFNFSQGVELPDPGKYYGNGTYRLVNGHYQLLNSVNVGQSKLQGIKVDSYELGWRYTGDSLRSQIAAYYSLSDKSIAINRADMTINVQDDKRRIYGVEGAVDYFIPDSNWSTGVNFNVLKSETKVDGKWQKWDVIYASPSKATAYVGWAPDPWSLRVQSQQTFDLTDANDNKINGYNTIDFIGSYALPVGKLSFSIENLLDKDYTTVWGQRAPLLYSPTYGSPSLYEYKGRGRTYGVNYSLLF comes from the coding sequence ATGCATAAAAACGCGCGCTGGGTGCTTAACCCGTTGCTCCTGGCGATGATGGCTCCGGCTTTCGCGCAGCAAACATCCGAAGAAGATATTTTGGTTTCTGCAAACCGTATGCACCGCACGGTGGCAGAAATGGCACAGACCACCTGGGTTATCGAAGGCGCTGATCTTGAACAACAAATCCAGGGTGGCAAGGAGCTGAAAGATGCCCTTGCACAGCTTATCCCGGGCCTTGATGTCGGTAGCCAAAGCCGTACCAACTACGGCATGAACATGCGTGGCCGTTCGATCGTCGTATTAGTGGATGGTGTACGCCTGAATTCGTCCCGAACCGATAGCCGCCAGCTAGATTCTATTGACCCGTTCAATATCGAGCATATCGAAGTCATCTCCGGCGCGACGTCCCTGTATGGCGGCGGGAGTACGGGCGGTCTGATTAACATCGTGACCAAAAAAGGCCAACCTGAAACCCAGATGGAATTTGAAACGGGTCTTAAATCAGGTTTTAACAGCAGCAAAGATCACGATGAGCGTGTTGCCGGTGCCATTTCTGGTGGTAACGACCATGCTTCCGGGCGTCTTTCGGTGGCTTATCAAAAGTTTGGCGGTTGGTATGACGGCAATGGCGACCAGACCCTGCTCGATAATACACAGACAGGTTTACAGTATTCCGACCGTCTGGATGTTATGGGAACGGGTACGTTAAACATTGATGAAACCCAGCAGCTTCAGTTGGTTACGCAGTATTACAAAAGCCAGGGTGATGATGATTACGGTCTGAATTTGGGGCAGAATTTTTCTGCGGTGACGGGCAACGGCAAAGCGTATGTCAGTGATGAGCTTAATTCAGACCGCATTCCTGGCACCGAGCGCCATCTCATTAGCCTGCAATATTCCAACAGCGATTTCCTCGGTCAGGAGTTGGTTGGGCAGATTTATTATCGTGATGAATCCCTGACGTTCTATCCGTTCCCTACCCTGACGCGTAATAAGGTCACCAGTTTCTCTGCATCTCAGCAGGATACCGATCAGTACGGTGCGAAACTGGCACTGACCAGCCAACCGCTCGACGGCTGGCAGATTACTTATGGTGTGGACGCCGATCACGAGAGCTTTACGTCGAACCAGATGTTCTTTGATTTGGCGAAAGCAAATGCCTCGGGTGGCCTGAATAACCAAAGTATTTATACCACCGGTCGCTACCCCGGTTACACCATCACTAACCTCGCCCCGTTCTTGCAAACCAGCTATGACATCAATGACTTGTTTACTGTCAGCGGCGGCGTGCGCTACCAGTGGACTGAGAATAAAGTTGATGACTTTGTTGGGTTTACTCAGCAACAAGGCATTGCGAACGGTATCGCAAATTCTGCCGATGCCATTCCTGGCGGTAGCACCGATTATGACAACGCGTTGTTCAATGCTGGCGTGCTGATGCACATCACCGAGCGCCAACAAACGTGGTTCAACTTCTCGCAAGGTGTTGAGCTACCAGACCCAGGCAAGTACTACGGCAACGGTACTTACCGTCTGGTTAACGGCCATTACCAACTCCTTAATAGCGTTAACGTTGGGCAGTCTAAACTCCAGGGGATCAAGGTCGATTCTTACGAGTTAGGCTGGCGTTATACCGGTGATAGCCTGCGCAGCCAGATTGCGGCGTACTACTCGTTGTCCGATAAGTCTATCGCCATCAACCGTGCAGATATGACAATCAATGTTCAGGATGATAAGCGCCGTATTTACGGGGTTGAAGGTGCGGTAGATTACTTCATTCCAGATTCAAACTGGAGCACCGGTGTTAACTTCAACGTGCTGAAATCTGAAACCAAAGTTGACGGAAAATGGCAGAAATGGGATGTGATTTACGCAAGCCCGTCGAAAGCCACCGCATACGTTGGCTGGGCACCCGATCCGTGGAGCCTGCGAGTTCAAAGCCAGCAGACGTTTGATTTGACCGATGCGAACGACAATAAGATCAATGGCTACAACACCATCGACTTTATTGGTAGCTATGCATTGCCAGTGGGCAAACTCAGCTTCAGCATCGAAAACTTGCTGGATAAAGATTACACCACCGTGTGGGGACAGCGCGCACCATTGCTGTATAGCCCAACTTACGGCAGCCCATCGCTGTATGAGTATAAAGGCCGTGGACGCACTTACGGTGTGAACTACTCGCTGCTGTTCTAA
- a CDS encoding glycine zipper 2TM domain-containing protein codes for MNKSMLAGIGIGVAAALGVAAVASMNVFEAGPKYAQVVSATPIKETVKTPRKECQNVTVTHRRPVQDENRIIGSALGAVAGGVIGHQFGGGRGKDVATVVGALGGGYAGNQVQGNMQDRDTYTTTEQKCKTVYDKSEKMLGYDVTYRIGDQQGKIRMDKDPGEQIPLDNNGQLVLNKI; via the coding sequence GTGAATAAATCAATGTTAGCAGGTATAGGTATCGGCGTGGCCGCAGCACTGGGCGTGGCGGCAGTTGCCAGCATGAACGTTTTTGAGGCTGGTCCGAAGTATGCGCAGGTCGTGTCAGCGACACCTATCAAGGAAACAGTAAAAACGCCGCGTAAGGAGTGCCAGAACGTCACGGTTACTCATCGTCGCCCGGTACAGGATGAGAACCGAATTATCGGTTCAGCGCTGGGTGCAGTGGCCGGTGGGGTGATTGGCCATCAGTTTGGTGGTGGACGCGGTAAAGACGTTGCCACGGTAGTGGGAGCATTGGGCGGTGGTTACGCAGGTAACCAGGTTCAGGGCAACATGCAAGACCGTGACACTTACACCACCACAGAGCAGAAATGCAAAACGGTTTACGACAAATCAGAGAAAATGCTCGGTTATGATGTCACGTACCGTATCGGCGATCAGCAGGGTAAAATCCGCATGGATAAAGACCCTGGTGAGCAAATTCCTCTGGATAATAACGGCCAGTTAGTTCTGAATAAAATCTAA
- the ldtC gene encoding L,D-transpeptidase LdtC → MLVSATLASFQAVANSYPLPPEGSRLIGKNIFHVVENNGGSLEAIAKKYNVGFLALLQANPGVDPYVPRAGSVLTIPRQMLLPDAPRQGLVLNLAELRVYYYPAGKNSVTVYPIGIGQLGGDTVTPTMVTTISDKRANPTWTPTANIRARYLANGIKLPAVVPAGPDNPMGHHAIRLAAYGGVYLLHGTNADFGIGMRVSSGCIRLRDDDIKALYKEMPVGTPVRIINTAIKTSVEPDGTRLVEVHQPLSKDINDDPQVLPIVLNEQMKQFQSAPETDATVMEQAMQHRSGMPVEVNAHPAVATEI, encoded by the coding sequence ATGCTGGTTAGCGCAACACTGGCCTCGTTTCAGGCTGTCGCCAACTCTTACCCATTGCCACCAGAAGGAAGCCGTCTGATCGGCAAGAATATTTTCCATGTCGTGGAGAATAATGGGGGTTCGCTTGAGGCGATTGCGAAAAAGTACAATGTGGGTTTCCTGGCTTTGCTTCAGGCAAATCCGGGGGTTGACCCTTATGTTCCTCGTGCGGGAAGCGTGCTGACGATCCCACGTCAAATGCTGTTGCCCGATGCCCCACGCCAGGGGCTGGTACTTAATCTCGCCGAGCTTCGTGTTTACTACTATCCGGCAGGTAAAAACAGCGTCACCGTTTACCCTATTGGAATTGGCCAACTTGGTGGCGACACCGTAACGCCAACCATGGTGACGACTATTTCAGATAAACGTGCCAACCCAACCTGGACACCCACAGCGAATATTCGTGCGCGCTACCTGGCAAATGGCATCAAACTCCCGGCCGTAGTGCCTGCCGGGCCGGATAACCCAATGGGTCACCATGCGATTCGCCTTGCCGCCTATGGTGGTGTCTACCTGTTACACGGCACCAACGCAGACTTTGGTATTGGTATGCGCGTCAGTTCTGGCTGCATTCGTCTGCGTGATGACGATATCAAGGCTCTGTATAAAGAGATGCCGGTCGGAACGCCAGTGCGCATTATTAACACCGCGATCAAGACCTCCGTTGAACCGGACGGTACTCGTTTAGTTGAGGTGCATCAGCCGCTGTCAAAAGATATTAATGACGACCCTCAAGTGCTGCCGATTGTGCTTAACGAGCAGATGAAACAATTCCAGTCCGCACCTGAAACTGACGCAACGGTAATGGAGCAAGCCATGCAGCATCGCTCAGGAATGCCAGTTGAAGTGAATGCTCATCCGGCAGTTGCAACTGAAATCTAA
- a CDS encoding TetR/AcrR family transcriptional regulator: protein MSSDTSCIKKSRGRPKVFDREAALDKAMALFWQHGYEATSMAHLVEATGAKAPTLYAEFTNKEGLFRAVLDRYIARFTQMREACLFCEDRTLEEALEDYLSLIAKLFTEKDTPTGCFIICTSSVLAASSEDIAAVIKTRQSMQEETLVRFLSKRQEKGEIPSSSCVRKLAKYLCCIIQGMSVSARENASYDELLQIVSTTMRLMPELKKI from the coding sequence ATGTCATCTGATACAAGTTGCATTAAAAAAAGCCGTGGCCGTCCGAAGGTGTTTGACAGGGAAGCAGCACTCGACAAGGCCATGGCTTTGTTCTGGCAACACGGCTACGAAGCCACCTCTATGGCGCATTTGGTAGAAGCAACGGGCGCGAAAGCCCCGACGCTGTACGCCGAGTTTACGAATAAAGAGGGGCTCTTCCGGGCGGTGCTGGATCGCTATATCGCGCGCTTTACGCAAATGCGTGAGGCATGTTTATTCTGCGAAGATCGGACGCTTGAAGAAGCGCTGGAAGATTATTTATCGCTGATTGCAAAGTTATTTACGGAGAAAGACACGCCAACAGGTTGTTTTATCATCTGTACTTCATCAGTGCTGGCAGCATCTTCGGAAGATATTGCCGCCGTGATAAAAACACGCCAGTCGATGCAGGAAGAAACTTTGGTGCGTTTTCTGAGTAAGCGCCAGGAGAAAGGTGAAATCCCCTCCAGCAGCTGCGTGCGTAAGCTGGCTAAATACTTGTGCTGTATCATTCAGGGGATGTCGGTCAGCGCGCGTGAAAACGCCAGTTACGATGAGCTTTTACAGATAGTTAGCACCACGATGCGGCTGATGCCTGAACTGAAGAAAATCTAA
- the mfd gene encoding transcription-repair coupling factor, whose product MPENYRYSLPVKAGDQRQLGELTGSACATEVAEIIERHNGPVVLIAPDMQNALRLHDEITQFTESLVVNLADWETLPYDSFSPHQEIISSRLSTLYQLPTMQRGVLILPVNTLMQRVCPHNFLHGHALVMKKGQRLSRDNLRSQLEQAGYRSVDQVMEHGEFATRGALLDLYPMGSEQPYRIDFFDDEIDSLRVFDVDTQRTLEEVDAINLLPAHEFPTDKTAIELFRSQWRDKFDVKREPEHIYQQVSKNTLPAGIEYWQPLFFSEPLPPLFSYFPKNTLLVNTGDIENSAERFWQDTVARFENRGVDPMRPLLPPESLWLRVDELFSELKSWPRIQLKTESLADKAAFTNLGYRALPDLSVQAQQKAPLDNLRKFLESFAGPVVFSVESEGRREALGELLSRIKVAPKRIYRLDEAKDNGRYLMQGSSEHGFIDTQRNRALICESDLLGERVSRRRQDSRRTINPDTLIRNLAELHTGQPVVHLEHGVGRYAGLTTLEAGGITGEYLMLTYHGDAKLYVPVSSLHLISRYAGGAEENAPLHKLGSDAWSRARQKAAEKVRDVAAELLDIYAQRAAKQGFAFKHDREQYQLFCDAFPFETTPDQAQAINAVLSDMCQPLAMDRLVCGDVGFGKTEVAMRAAFLAVENHKQVAVLVPTTLLAQQHLDNFRDRFANWPVRIEMLSRFRTAKEQAQILQDASEGKVDILIGTHKLLQNDVKMKDLGLLIVDEEHRFGVRHKERIKAMRADVDILTLTATPIPRTLNMAMSGMRDLSIIATPPARRLAVKTFVRQYDELVVRESILREVLRGGQVYYLYNDVENIQKAADRLAVLVPEARITIGHGQMRERELERVMNDFHHQRFNVLVCTTIIETGIDIPTANTIIIERADHFGLAQLHQLRGRVGRSHHQAYAWLLTPHPKAMTTDAQKRLEAIASLEDLGAGFALATHDLEIRGAGELLGEGQSGSMETIGFSLYMELLENAVDALKEGREPSLEDLTSSQTEVELRMPALLPDDFIPDVNTRLSFYKRIASAKTGHELDELKVELIDRFGLLPDPARNLLDIAALRQQAQKLGVRKIEGNEKGGVIEFAEKNHVNPVWLIGLLQKQPQHYRLDGPTRLKFIEDLADRKARMEWVRNFMHQLAQNAAA is encoded by the coding sequence ATGCCTGAAAATTATCGCTATTCCTTACCTGTTAAAGCTGGCGATCAGCGTCAGCTTGGAGAACTCACCGGTTCTGCTTGTGCAACCGAAGTGGCCGAAATCATAGAGCGCCATAATGGACCGGTGGTGTTGATTGCTCCAGATATGCAGAATGCGCTACGTCTGCATGACGAGATTACTCAGTTTACGGAAAGCCTGGTGGTGAATCTTGCCGACTGGGAAACCCTGCCCTACGACAGTTTCTCGCCGCATCAGGAAATTATCTCTTCGCGTTTATCGACATTGTATCAGTTGCCAACCATGCAGCGCGGCGTGTTGATCCTGCCGGTGAATACGTTGATGCAGCGCGTCTGCCCGCACAATTTCTTGCACGGCCATGCGTTGGTGATGAAAAAAGGCCAGCGCTTATCACGCGATAATCTCCGCAGCCAGTTAGAACAGGCCGGTTATCGCAGTGTCGATCAGGTGATGGAACACGGTGAATTTGCTACCCGTGGTGCATTGCTGGATTTATACCCGATGGGGAGCGAACAGCCCTACCGCATCGATTTCTTTGATGACGAAATCGATAGCCTGCGCGTATTTGATGTTGATACACAGCGCACGCTCGAAGAAGTTGATGCGATTAACTTGCTGCCCGCACACGAATTCCCGACCGATAAAACCGCCATCGAACTGTTCCGCAGCCAGTGGCGCGACAAGTTTGATGTGAAACGTGAGCCGGAACATATCTATCAGCAAGTGAGTAAAAATACGCTCCCTGCCGGGATTGAATACTGGCAGCCGCTGTTCTTCAGCGAGCCTTTGCCGCCGCTGTTTAGTTATTTCCCAAAAAACACCTTGCTGGTGAACACCGGCGACATCGAAAACAGTGCCGAGCGTTTCTGGCAGGATACCGTTGCCCGATTCGAAAATCGCGGCGTCGATCCGATGCGGCCATTATTGCCACCAGAAAGCCTGTGGCTGCGTGTGGACGAACTGTTCAGCGAGTTAAAGTCTTGGCCGCGCATCCAGCTCAAAACTGAATCATTAGCCGACAAAGCTGCGTTTACCAACCTGGGCTATCGCGCATTGCCGGACCTTTCCGTTCAGGCGCAGCAGAAAGCTCCACTCGATAACCTGCGTAAATTCCTTGAGTCCTTCGCGGGACCCGTGGTGTTTTCCGTAGAAAGCGAGGGTCGCCGTGAAGCGTTAGGCGAACTGTTATCACGCATCAAAGTGGCGCCAAAGCGTATCTATCGCCTTGATGAGGCCAAAGATAATGGCCGCTATTTGATGCAGGGCTCCAGCGAGCATGGTTTCATCGATACCCAGCGCAACCGCGCGTTGATTTGTGAAAGCGATCTGCTGGGTGAGCGCGTCAGCCGCCGCCGTCAGGATAGTCGTCGCACCATTAACCCAGACACCCTGATTCGCAACCTGGCCGAGCTGCATACCGGGCAACCGGTTGTGCATCTTGAACATGGTGTTGGCCGGTACGCCGGATTAACCACCCTTGAAGCCGGTGGCATTACAGGTGAATACCTGATGCTGACCTATCACGGTGACGCCAAACTCTACGTACCGGTTTCTTCACTGCATTTGATCAGCCGTTACGCGGGTGGAGCTGAAGAAAATGCCCCGCTGCATAAACTGGGCAGCGATGCATGGTCACGGGCGCGCCAGAAAGCCGCCGAGAAAGTGCGTGATGTGGCTGCGGAATTGCTGGATATTTATGCGCAGCGTGCCGCAAAACAAGGCTTTGCCTTTAAGCATGACCGCGAACAATATCAACTGTTCTGCGATGCCTTCCCGTTTGAAACCACGCCGGACCAGGCTCAGGCGATTAATGCGGTGTTGAGCGACATGTGCCAGCCGCTGGCCATGGACCGTCTGGTGTGTGGCGATGTGGGCTTTGGTAAAACTGAAGTGGCGATGCGTGCCGCCTTCCTCGCGGTGGAAAATCACAAACAAGTTGCCGTACTGGTGCCGACCACCCTGCTCGCTCAACAGCATCTGGATAACTTCCGTGACCGTTTCGCCAACTGGCCAGTGCGCATCGAAATGCTATCGCGTTTTCGTACCGCCAAAGAGCAAGCGCAAATCCTGCAAGATGCGAGTGAAGGGAAAGTCGATATTCTTATCGGCACCCATAAACTGCTGCAAAATGATGTGAAGATGAAAGACCTGGGGCTGCTGATTGTCGATGAAGAGCATCGCTTTGGTGTGCGCCATAAAGAGCGAATTAAAGCCATGCGTGCAGACGTCGATATCCTGACGCTGACTGCGACACCGATCCCACGCACGCTGAATATGGCGATGAGCGGGATGCGCGATTTGTCGATTATCGCGACGCCTCCGGCACGCCGTCTGGCGGTGAAAACTTTCGTTCGCCAGTACGATGAACTGGTTGTCCGCGAATCGATTCTGCGTGAAGTCCTGCGCGGCGGGCAGGTTTACTATCTTTATAACGATGTGGAAAATATCCAAAAAGCTGCAGACCGCCTCGCGGTATTAGTGCCAGAAGCGCGCATCACCATTGGTCACGGCCAAATGCGTGAACGTGAGCTGGAACGCGTGATGAACGACTTCCACCACCAGCGTTTCAACGTGCTGGTCTGTACCACGATTATCGAAACCGGTATCGATATTCCGACTGCGAATACGATTATCATCGAACGCGCAGATCATTTCGGCCTTGCGCAGTTGCACCAGCTACGTGGCCGCGTTGGGCGCTCGCATCACCAGGCGTATGCCTGGTTGCTGACGCCACATCCAAAAGCGATGACGACCGACGCGCAAAAACGCCTCGAGGCTATCGCTTCTCTCGAAGATTTGGGGGCAGGTTTTGCCCTGGCGACTCACGACCTGGAAATTCGTGGTGCGGGTGAGTTGCTCGGCGAAGGCCAAAGCGGTTCGATGGAAACCATCGGTTTCTCGCTGTATATGGAGTTGCTGGAAAACGCGGTCGATGCGCTTAAAGAAGGCCGTGAGCCGTCACTTGAAGATTTGACCAGCAGCCAGACCGAAGTTGAACTGCGTATGCCAGCCCTGCTGCCTGATGATTTCATTCCGGACGTCAATACGCGCCTGTCGTTCTACAAACGCATCGCCAGTGCAAAAACGGGACATGAACTCGACGAGTTAAAAGTAGAGTTGATTGACCGCTTTGGTTTACTACCCGACCCTGCGCGCAACCTGCTGGATATTGCCGCGTTGCGCCAGCAGGCGCAGAAATTAGGTGTACGTAAAATCGAAGGTAACGAAAAAGGTGGCGTGATTGAATTTGCCGAGAAGAACCATGTTAATCCAGTATGGTTGATTGGTTTACTGCAAAAACAGCCTCAGCATTACCGTCTGGATGGACCAACTCGTCTAAAATTTATTGAAGATCTCGCCGACCGCAAAGCCCGTATGGAATGGGTGCGTAACTTTATGCATCAGCTTGCACAGAACGCAGCGGCTTAA